In the Cryptococcus neoformans var. neoformans JEC21 chromosome 1, complete sequence genome, one interval contains:
- a CDS encoding mitochondrion protein, putative gives MSLRLFLSRVPPSQQLPSKLLPQLSLRRAQSSSSDSRPPHPAVQQSFEALASDLLATPSTLSSSGLKRSAPEAPRTFIKSPSLPPVQLSRNPYAGQYAISEDDLDDPFETEIAVEEPKGLAVPPRRRRLAGRQSSATARPQRIINLSPHDTVSVYPDFISLTSHGRTGVITNARLLDACHCKKCRDPSTRQMNTTTGEAVRESKIARITRGNSVRKGGIRKDGLVVSWGEGVKHMSFFPLHRLRSMLERDMGTVYRSPSFVHQTWDGESLSLTNLRFQYSDLSESLLKVLEQLQVYGIVVIEGVPTDPTDDKECMLRKVTDMIGKIRNTFYGETWDVKSVKQSKNIAYTNLNLGLHMDLLYFSSPPRFQALHCLRNKVEGGSSYFVDSFRTVSDLPRDQFEFLQKINITYQYDNDNHYFRYRHPIISSDFVRGRNNRHAAVNWSPPFRAAAEALDFPQHDFVAAAKHEQKVLQAIADFEERLSDPRYRYEFTMQEGDLVLFDNRRVLHARTAFRDKKDMEVEEEERVEQKSEMESDKEPTRWLKGCYLDGEAVWDKLATLRKQSLERRAASVGVQ, from the exons ATGTCCCTTCGACTATTCCTGTCTCGCGTTCCACCAAGCCAGCAATTGCCGAGTAAACTTCTGCCCCAACTATCGCTGCGTCGAGCGCAGAGCTCTAGTTCAGATTCACGACCTCCGCATCCCGCCGTGCAGCAGAGCTTCGAGGCACTCGCCTCTGACCTTCTTGCCACCCCGAGCACGCTCTCGTCCTCTGGCTTGAAGAGATCTGCACCGGAGGCTCCGCGAACATTCATCAAGTCGCCCAGTTTGCCTCCAGTCCAACTGAGTCGTAACCCCTATGCGGGGCAGTATGCGATTTCTGAAGATGATTTGGATGACCCTTTTGAGACTGAGATTGCTGTTGAAGAACCCAAAGGCCTTGCTGTACCTCCCAGGCGCAGACGCTTGGCTGGGCGGCAGAGCTCGGCAACAGCACGACCACAGAGAATTATCAATCTTTCACCTCATGATACTGTCTCGGTGTATCCCGATTTTATCTCTTTAACATCCCATGGTAGGACGGGAGTCATAACCAACGCACGATTACTTGATGCTTGCCACTGCAAGAAATGCAGGGACCCATCTACCCGACAAATGAATACTACTACAGGGGAAGCCGTTCGTGAATCCAAAATAGCAAGGATCACCAGAGGCAATTCAGTTCGTAAAGGTGGCATTCGTAAAGACGGGCTTGTAGTGAGCTGGGGTGAAGGAGTGAAGCATATGAGcttttttcctctccacAGATTACGGTCGATGCTAGAAAGAGACATGGGCACTGTTTATCGTAGCCCAAGTTTTGTTCACCAGACTTGGGACGGGGAATCACTTTCTCTTACCAATCTAAGATTTCAATACTCGGATCTATCTGAATCTCTGTTGAAAGTTTTAGAGCAGCTTCAGGTGTACGGTATAGTCGTGATAGAAGGCGTACCTACGGACCCTACGGATGATAAGGAGTGCATGCTGAGAAAAGTTACCGATATGATCGGGAAGATTAGAAACACATTCTACGGGGAAACGTGGGATGTGAAAAGTGTGAAACAGAGCAAGAATATTGC CTATACCAATCTCAACCTTGGCTTACATATGGATCTTCTTTACTTTTCATCCCCTCCTCGCTTCCAAGCACTTCACTGCCTCCGGAATAAGGTTGAAGGCGGTAGCTCTTACTTTGTGGACTCTTTTCGCACCGTCTCCGACCTACCCCGAGATCAATTCGAATTCCTGCAAAAAATCAATATAACCTATCAGTACGACAATGACAACCATTATTTTCGCTATCGTCATCCCATCATCAGTTCCGATTTTGTGCGTGGTCGAAACAATCGACATGCCGCCGTTAACTGGAGTCCCCCTTTCCGCGCCGCTGCCGAAGCTTTAGACTTTCCCCAGCACGATTTCGTTGCGGCCGCCAAACATGAGCAGAAAGTGCTTCAAGCCATTGCGGATTTTGAAGAACGCCTGAGCGACCCTCGCTATCGATACGAATTTACCATGCAGGAAGGGGACCTAGTGCTATTTGACAATCGAAGAGTCCTGCACGCACGCACGGCGTTCCGCGACAAGAAAGATATggaagtagaagaagaagaaagagtcgAGCAGAAATCggagatggaaagtgaTAAGGAACCAACTAGGTGGCTGAAGGGATGTTACTTGGATGGGGAAGCTGTATGGGACAAGTTGGCTACATTAAGGAAACAGTCTTTGGAAAGGAGAGCGGCTTCTGTGGGGGTTCAATAA
- a CDS encoding RING zinc finger protein, putative, translated as MQAASPAPGPRATPPVLSPPPAALPLPLSIPHTLCQLPSPGSPLGPAPAPPADAFTPSSASSPGRRSVYDDLQHYNPVPPFVDHTEDEMLREDYNRLRARRTSSNLSSSPAATNSPSSLSMQRRSLGDSGQRLPPDFVPSPVPPHLNPVPPYLDYIEDEMLRDDHVRVRSSARGSSIGPFPSEHVPPAFPTNNIGPSHASSPSPSSASIISPSSRHQLAGSEEPNDRWSRDRLADLRRAMLASQSHDNRPSPWVQAWGRAPDEPLNAEVNDRYWDAEYPAEYIERPSQRSSSSSLRPSPATTHMGGRGRQALNRDINETVGRRLGSLRPIQMANPSFPLETSTNTLRRREVPHGPQEGRAAAPPPAEGNLWGELERDSRSSSSFSESAPPSADGDSGTTTPTQESVFRAYGSSNHGEDEDGDFDENDEDDDEDYDDENENGDSEMLNPDIMREVYNLLTARPVPPMAMFSGPGMAEPIELIHAHVHSHVSSFGRVFRQRPPRQSLEELRLSPQMDDNTVQKTLMSAVKGLKYLSDGKKRRMAMGMLENITWAEFGEREGMVRDEYCSVCHDEYEDTTEISITPCKHMYHKDCLSTWLNTPKISSCPMCRRDLALLAAFANMTSSKTVNEAIPYWYRV; from the exons ATGCAGGCAGCGTCGCCGGCCCCCGGGCCTCGCGCCACCCCGCCCGTCCTCTCGCCGCCACCCGCCGCCCTCCCGCTGCCCCTCTCGATCCCGCACACGCTCTGCCAGCTCCCTTCCCCCGGCTCGCCCCTCGGCCCCGCACCCGCCCCGCCCGCGGATGCATTCACGCCCAGCAGCGCATCGTCCCCCGGCCGCCGAAGCGTCTACGACGATCTCCAGCACTACAATCCGGTCCCTCCCTTTGTCGATCACACCGAAGACGAGATGCTCAGGGAAGACTATAACCGGCTCCGCGCTCGGCgcacctcttccaacctGTCCTCCTCGCCCGCAGCCACCAACAgcccctcctctctctccatgCAGAGACGGTCGCTGGGCGACAGCGGCCAGAGATTGCCACCCGATTTTGTCCCCAGTCCCGTGCCGCCGCACCTGAACCCTGTCCCGCCGTATCTCGATTACATTGAAGACGAAATGCTGCGAGATGACCATGTACGTGTTCGGTCGAGTGCCAGAGGCAGCTCGATTGGCCCTTTCCCTTCAGAACACGTGCCTCCTGCTTTTCCCACGAATAATATAGGCCCCTCCCAtgcttcttcgccttcgccCTCGTCAGCAAGTATAATCTCTCCGTCTTCGCGCCATCAGCTTGCCGGCTCTGAAGAGCCCAACGATCGCTGGTCTCGTGACCGCCTGGCCGACCTGCGCAGAGCCATGCTCGCATCTCAGAGCCACGATAATCGGCCCAGCCCTTGGGTCCAAGCATGGGGCAGAGCTCCCGATGAACCCTTGAATGCCGAGGTAAACGACAGATACTGGGATGCAGAGTACCCTGCCGAGTATATCGAAAGACCGTCGCAGCGctcatcgtcgtcttccCTCCGTCCGAGTCCGGCGACGACCCACATGGGCGGCCGTGGTCGCCAGGCGCTGAATCGCGATATCAACGAGACCGTCGGTAGACGACTCGGATCTCTTCGTCCTATACAAATGGCAAACCCCTCGTTCCCGCTTGAGACCAGCACTAACACGTTGAGGCGCCGTGAAGTTCCTCACGGACCGCAAGAAGGACGAGCGGcagctcctcctccagccgAGGGCAACTTGTGGGGCGAACTCGAGCGAGACAgccgttcttcttcttccttctcggAAAGTGCACCTCCATCTGCCGATGGCGATTCAGGCACAACCACTCCTACGCAAGAATCCGTCTTTCGGGCCTATGGCAGCAGCAACCATggcgaagacgaagatggcGACTTTGACGAAAAcgacgaggacgacgacgaggacTATGACGATGAAAACGAAAACGGTGACAGCGAGATGCTCAACCCGGATATCATGCGAGAAGTATACAACCTCCTTACCGCTCGACCTGTCCCGCCGATGGCCATGTTCTCCGGCCCCGGTATGGCCGAACCCATCGAGCTAATCCATGCCCACGTTCACTCGCATGTATCGTCGTTTGGACGCGTCTTTAGGCAACGACCGCCGCGACAGTCATTGGAAGAGTTGCGTCTCTCTCCTCAGATGGACGATAATACCGTACAGAAAACGTTAATGTCTGCAGTAAAAGGTCTCAAGTATTTAAgtgatgggaagaagaggaggatggcgatgggGATGTTGGAGAATATCACCTGGGCAGAGTttggggagagagaggggatGGTGAGGGATGAATACTGTTCAGTGTGTCATGACGAG TACGAGGACACTACAGAAATCTCCATTACACCTTGCAAGCACATGTATCACAAAGACTGTCTCAGC ACATGGTTAAATACCCCCAAgatttcttcttgtcccaTGTGCAGACGCGATCTAGCTCTCCTTGCGGCTTTTGCCAACATGACCTCCAGCAAGACTGTAAACGAAGCCATCCCATATTGGTACAGGGTCTGA